From Cellulophaga lytica DSM 7489, a single genomic window includes:
- the dut gene encoding dUTP diphosphatase has product MTIKIINKSAHETPSYETLASAGMDLRANILESITLKPLERAIIKTGLFIELPVGYEAQVRPRSGLAAKKGVTVLNAPGTIDADYRGEIGVILVNLSNEDFKVENGERIAQLVIAKHERAEWIEVNELSETERGEGGFGSTGTK; this is encoded by the coding sequence ATGACAATTAAAATAATTAATAAATCGGCACACGAAACTCCTAGTTATGAAACTTTGGCTTCAGCAGGAATGGACTTAAGAGCCAATATTTTAGAGTCTATTACGTTAAAACCTCTAGAAAGAGCTATTATAAAAACCGGACTTTTTATAGAGTTGCCTGTTGGTTATGAGGCTCAAGTTCGCCCAAGAAGTGGTCTGGCAGCTAAAAAAGGTGTTACTGTTTTAAATGCGCCAGGTACAATAGACGCAGATTACAGAGGAGAAATAGGTGTAATTTTAGTAAACCTGTCTAATGAAGATTTTAAAGTTGAAAACGGTGAACGTATTGCGCAATTAGTTATTGCAAAGCATGAGAGAGCAGAGTGGATAGAGGTAAATGAGTTGTCTGAAACAGAAAGAG